One Streptomyces sp. CG4 genomic window, GCAAGGGCCGGGCCACGGGCGGCGTGCGCTGCCAGCGGTTCCTGAAGGGCGAGGACTGCCTGGCGCTGGCCTGGGCGGGCCCGGTTCCGGCGCGCGCGGCGCAGAAGAACGGCGCCCCCGCGGACCTGCCGGAGCTGGACCCGCGCAGGGACGGCTCGGGCACCTCGCTGCCGAAGACGGTGTCGGTGGTGGCGGGGCCGGTGTTCTAGGCGGTCAGGTCTTCCGGGTCCCAGGCGGGCGGATCTTCCGGATCCGCCTCGTCCAGGCCCGGTACGTAGCGCAGGACGCCCCACATGCCGTGTTCGTCGGCGTGTGGGGCGTCGTTCTTGCACGCCTCCAGCTCCTTGCCGAGGGCGCCCGCGTCGATTCCGGAGCCGATCAGGACGAGCTGGGTGAGGCGGGCGTCGCCGGCCGGCCAGGGCTCGGGGTAGAAGCGCAGGAAGCGGCCGACGGCGTGCACGGCGTACCGGTTGACGGTGTCGTGGGGGCCGAAGTCGACGTATCCCTTGATCCGGTAGAGCCCCTCGGGACGGCTGTCGAGGAACCGCATCAGCCTGCGGGGTTCCATCGGCAGGTCGGCGGCGAAGGACAGGCTGTCGTAGCCGGTGTGCAGATGACCGGCGTGGTCGTGTCCGTCGTGGCCGTCGTCGCCGTGCTCGTACAGGTCGTCGAAGGACAGCTGTCCGATCCGCTCCTCGCTCGGCCGGCAGTCGAAGAGGAACTCCGGGTCGATACGGCCGTAGGTAGCGGGGACGACGGCGGCACGGTCCGCGAGGGACCGCACCAGTGCGAGCACCCGGTCGCCGTCCGCGGCCCGGTCGAGCTTGTTGACCACCACCAGGTCGGCGAGGGCCAGATGCCGGTCGATCTCGGGGTGCCGGGCCCGGGTGCCGTCGAACTCGGCGGCGTCCACGACCTCGACCAGGCCGCCGTAGACGACCCTCGGGTGCTCGCTGGCCAGCACCATCCTCACCAGTTCCTGGGGTTCGGCGAGCCCGCTGGCCTCGATGACGATCACGTCGATGCCGGTCTGCGGGGCGGCGAGCCGGTCCAGATAGAGGTCGAGTTCGCTCGCGTCGACGGCACAGCACAGGCAGCCGTTGCCCAGCGAGACGGTCGAGTCGCCGAGGGCGCCGGCGACGGCCATGGCGTCGATCTCGATGGCGCCGAAGTCGTTGACGATCGCACCGATACGGCTGCCTCCGCTGCGGTGCAGAAGGTGGTTGAGGAGCGTGGTCTTCCCGGAGCCCAGAAATCCGGCGAGCACGACGACCGGGATCTGCGGACCGCTGCTGTTCCCCAACGGGTGACCTCTCTCATGTGGACCCAGTGACTGCCGGTCCAGCATAAGAGGGCGTGGCCGTCAGCTCGCGGCCGTCACCGCGCGGCCGGTACCGGGACCGGCGGCTGGGGTCCCACGTACCGCGCCACCGGCCGGATGATCTTCGAGTCGGCCGACTGTTCCAGGATGTTGGCGCTCCAGCCCACCACGCGTGCGGCGGCGAAGGTGGGGGTGAACATCTCGCGGGGCAGTCCGCAGAGTTCCATGACGACGCCGGCGTAGAACTCGACGTTGATGTGGAGTTCGCGGCCGGGCTTCAGCTCGGCGAGGATCGCCTCGACCCGGCGCTCCACCTCCACCGCCAGGTCCACGCGCGGACCGCCGAAGCCGAGGGCGATCTCCCGCAGCATCCGCGAACGGGGGTCCTCCGTGCGGTAGACGGCGTGTCCGAAGCCCATGATCCGGTCACCGGCGAGCACGCGCTCCCGGATCCAGGGGTCGATCCGGTCCGGCGTGCCGATGGCGTCCAGGGTGTCCAGGGCCCGGCTGGGCGCGCCGCCGTGCAGCGGCCCCGACAGGGCGCCCACGGCTCCGGTGAGACAGGCCGCCACGTCGGCGCCGGTGGAGGCGATGACGCGGGCGGTGAAGGTTGATGCATTGAATCCATGATCAATAGTTGAGATCAAGTATTGCTCGACCGCACGGGCCCGCCGCGGATCGGGCTCCTCGCCCTGGAGCATGTACAGATAGTTGGCCGCATACGGCAGGTCCTCGCGCGGCTCGACCGGGTCGAGGCCCTGCCCGAGCCGGTACAGCGCCGTGAGCAGCGTGGGCACGGCCGCGCAGACCGCCACGCTGTCGGCGCGCCGCCGGTCCGCGTCGATGTCGTACACCGGCCGCAGCCGCCGGGCCGACCCCAGCAGGGAGAGCGCGGTACGCAGCCCGGACAACGGGCCGGAGACGCGGCTCGCCGCCGCGATCGCGGGCAGTGCCGCCCGGACCTCCTCGGGCAGCCGCCGCAGCGCCGTGGTCTCGGCCAGGAAGGCGGCGCGGCGCTCCGCATCCGGGAGCGTGCCGTGGACCAGGAGATGCCAGACGTCCTCGAACCCGCGGGTCTGCGCGAGTTCGACGGCCGAGTACTGGCGGTAGTGGTAGAAGCCCTCCCGCCCGCGGACGTCGCCGATCTCCGTCTGGGTGACGACGACGCCGGCGAGACCGCGCGGTGCGTCGATGAGCGGGGTTGCGGTCCTGTTGATGGCCATGGTTCTCCTCCCTGGACTTGATCCGACTCTCCATGCTTGACTATTTTCTTGTCAATATTGATTTGATCAATGTAGAGCGATCAAGACGTGCAGAGGCGGCTACGGTGACCCCCATGCGTGATCACGAACCCGCTCCCGGCCGTCCCGGACGAAGGCTGACCACCAAGGAGACCGCCGAACTGCTCGGCGTGAAGCCGGAGACGGTGTACGCGTACGTGAGCCGCGGCCTGCTCAGCAGCAGACGCGAGCCCGGCGGCCGCGCCAGCACCTTCGAGGCGAAGGAGGTCGAGGCCCTGGCCCGGCGCCACCGGCGCGAGGCGGCCGCGAGCCCAGGCTCGGGCGGGGACCTGTCCGTACGGACCCGCATCACGCTGATCGAACAGGACCGGTACTACTTCCGGGGCGTGGACGCCGTCGAGCTGGCTCTCCGGCACTCCTACGAGGAGGTCGCGGAGTGGCTGTGGACGGCTCGGCCGGCTCCGGGCATCACCTTCTCCGCGCCCGGCCCCACCGTCGAGGTCGCCCGCCGCGCGGTGAACGCCCTGTCCGAGCACGCCTCCCCCACCGACCGGCTGCGCGTGGCGGCGATCGCCGCGGCGGCCGAGGATCCGCTGCGCTTCGACCTGTCGGAGGACGCCGTGCTGAACACCGCGCGGATCCTCATCCCCACGCTCGTCGCCGCGCTGCCGCCGGTCCGGCACGCCCACAAGGACGACGGTCCGCTCGCCCACCGGCTGTGGGGCCGGCTGACCGGCCGCCCCGCCGACGAGGCGTCCCTGCGCGTCCTGGACACCGCGCTCGCCCTGCTCGCCGACCACGATCTGGCCGCCTCCACGCTCGCGGTCCGGGTCGCCGCCTCGGCCCGCGCGCACGCCTACGCGGCCGTCTCGGCCGGGCTCGGCGTGCTGGAGGGCCCGCTGCACGGCGCCGCGAGCGGGCTGGCCCACCGCATGCTGCTCGACGTGCTCGACCAGGGGACGGCGGTCCCGGTGATCGCCGACGAGCTGCGCACGGGCCGCCGGATCCCCGGGCTCGGCCACCCGCTGTACACCGAGGATCCCCGCGCGAGCGCGCTGTTCGGCCTGCTGGAGCAGGTCCCGCGCGCGGAGTCGGCCCTGCTGGCCGCCCGGGACATCGTCGCCACCACCGCCCGGCACACCCCGCTGCACGCCAACGTCGACCTGGCCCTGGCGGTGTTCACCGCGTCCAGCGGCATGCCCGCCACGGCCGGCGAGACGATCTTCGCCGTCGCCCGGACGGCGGGCTGGATCGCGCACGCCCTGGAGGAGTACGGCGAGCGCCCGCTGCGCATGCGCCCCATCGGCCACTACGTCGGTGCACGGCCCCCGCAGTCACTCCCCGGGTAGGCCGGTCGAGCCGCGGCGTTCACGGCTCGCCCGGCAGCGGGCCCCATACCCACGCGAGACAGGACACAGCGACGGCCGGAAGTCGCCCCAGAGGGAGTCAGGTTAGGCTCACCTCTGTGAGTAGGTGTGCGACCGTCTCCCGGAGCCTCGACGAGCCCGTTTCCGGTACGGCGGCCACGGCGACGACCTGGCTGCTGCTGGAACAGCCCGGCCCGTGGGGCGTGCAGGCGCTCACTTCGAGCCACCTGGCCCCCGCACTCGGCCGGGCGCTGGAGGCGGCCGCCGAGGGAACCGGCGTACGCATCGCGCTCATCCGGCGCCCGGGGCGCCACGCCGACCCCGGCGGGCCCGCCCTCCGGCAAGTGTACGCCGCCCACACCGTGCCGGGCCGCGGATGGCTGCACAGCGCCACGACCCGCGATCCACGGCGGCTGCTCGGCCTCGACTTCGCCGCCCTGGGAGCGGGCGACCACCGTTCCCTCGCCGCCGCGCTCGGCGGCCGGCCGCACCGCGGCGACCCGCTCGCGCTCGTGTGCACCAACGGCAAGCGCGACCGCTGCTGCGCCCTCCTGGGCCGCCCGCTCGCCACCGAGCTGGCCGCCTCGGGGGTGCGTGGCGTCTGGGAGGTCACCCATCTGGGTGGACATCGCTTCGCGCCGACGGTGCTCGTCCTGCCGTACGGCTACGCCTACGGCCGCGCCGAGGCGCACACCATCAAGGAGGCGCTGCACGGCGCTCAGGAGGGCCGCGTGGTGGTCGAGGGCTGCCGCGGCTGCTCGGCCTGGGAACGGCCCGGCCAGGCGGCCGAGCTGGCCGTCCGTTCGGCCGCGGACGAGTACCGGGCGGGAGTGCTGAGCGTCGTACGGACCGAGGGCGCGGCTCCGCGCTGGGAGGTCACCGTGGGACACGCCGACGGCCGCCGCTGGCGGGTGACCGTGGCGCAGGGCGCGTCGCTGCCGCCCCGCCCGGAGAGCTGCGGCGCGGCGGTGCTGGGCACGCCGGCACGGATGGACGTGGTGGCCGTGCGCGCGCTGCGGTCGACGGCACTGGCGAGCTGAGCGGCCTCCTTCGGAACGGCCACGCCTTTCCAGTTTCCAGCACGGCTGCCTCCTTCACGTCTCCAGAACGACCGCCTCCTTCAAGAACCGGTCAAGAGATCCCCACCACACCCTGTGGGGCGCTTCGGGCCTTCCTGCGTACCGTCGTGCGTATGCGCCCCACTCCCCCCGCGCGCCGGCTGCGCCTCGGACTGCCCCGGCGGGTGTTCTCGCAGGTGCTGCTGGTGGCGATCGCCGCGGGGGTCGCGGTGATCGCGACCGGGCTGTTCCTCGCGCCGTTGAGCAAGCAGCTGGACCAGGAGGCGATGCGCGGGGCGCTGGCGATCGCGCAGACCACGGCCCAGGACCCGCAGATCGCCGAGGGCGTCCTGACCGCGCCGCCGACCAGCGACGGCCCGGTGCAGAGGGAGGCCGAGCGGATCCGGAAGGCCACGCACGCCGAGTACATCGTAGTGCTGGACCGGCGGGGCGTGCGCTGGTCGCACACCACGCCCTCGGAGATCGGCGGGCATGTCTCGACCGACCCCGGCGACGCACTGGGCGGCAAGCAGGTCATGGAGATCGACAACGGCACCCTGGGCCGCTCCGCCCGCGGCAAGGTGCCCCTGTACGACGCCCGCCACCGCATCATCGTGCGGTCGCGGTCGGTATCGCCTACGACAGCGTGCGAGCGCGGCTGATCAGCGCGATCCCGGGGCTGTTCGCGTACGCCGGCGGCGCTCTCGCGGTGGGTGCGCTGGCCGCCTGGCTGAGCTCCCGCCGGGTTCAGCGGCAGACCCGGGACCTGGCCTTCTCCGACCGCGGCTCCAGACGCACCGACTCGACCTTGCGCGGCCGGGGCAGATCGATGGCGAACACCTGCTTCACGGTCGCGGGTCCGGCGGTCATCACAACGACCTTGTCGGCGAGCGCGATGGACTCCTCCAGATCGTGGGTGACGAAGACGACGGAGGCTCCCGTGCCCTCCCACAGCTCCAGCAGCTCGTCCGACATCAGAGCCCGGGTCTGCACGTCCAGCGCCGAGAACGGTTCGTCCATCAGCAGGATCTCGGGGTCGTTGACGAACGTGGCGGCGAGGGCGACGCGCTTGCGCTGACCGCCGGAGAGCTGGTGCGGATAGCGGTCCTCGAAGGCGGCGAGTCCCACGCGGGCCGGCCACTCCCGGGCCTTCTGCCTGGCCTCGGTCTTCGGTACGCCCCGGAAGCGCGGGCCGGCCATGACGTTGGACAGGACCGTGCGCCAGGGGAACGTGGCGTCCTGCTGGAAGACGAAGCCGACCTTGTCGCTGACCCCGTCGACCGGCTCCCGGGCCACCAGCACCTCGCCTTCGGTGGGCTCCTCCAGGCCGCTGACCAGCGTCAGCGTGGTGGACTTACCGCAACCGGTGGGGCCTACGACGGCCACGAACTCGCCGCGCCCGACGGTGAGCTCCAGACCGCGCACGGCCGTGTGCAGTCCCCCGGACGGGGTTCTGAAGGTCTTGCTCGCGCCCCGCAGCTCAATGGCGGGGCTGATGTGTGCGCTCATGGGCCGGGACGGTAGGTGTGGCCCGGGCCACGGCAGGAGTCTTGTGAGCACAGGCCGTTCTTTTGCTCGCAAGAGCCTGTTGCGCTCTCTTCGCTCGCGCTACAACTGCGGAGCCGAAACACGGGCTTACCGCTCGTCGGCCTTGAAGGAGAGGCCCGATGATTGACGTCCTGGTCGTGGACGACGACTTCCGCGTCGCAGAGATAAACGCCAAGTACGTGGGAAAGGTTCCCGGGTTCCGGGTGACCGCCCGCGCGCACAGCGCCGCGCAGGCCTTGGCCGCCGTCGAACGCGGCACCGTCGATCTCGTCCTGCTCGACCACTATCTGCCGGACCAGACCGGGCTCGACCTCGTCCACCGCATGCGGGAGCAGGGCCACGGCACGGACGTCATCATGATCACGGCGGCCGGCCATGTGTCGACCGTCCAGCAGGCGATGCGCCTGGGCGCCCTGCACTCTCTGGTCAAGCCCTTCACCTTCGCCGCGCTGCGCTCCCGCCTCGACTCCTACGCCGCCCTGCGCCGCACGGTCGACCGGGTCGGCGGCCGGGGCGTCACGGGGCAGGAGAAGGTCGACCGGATCTTCGGGGCGCTGCGGACGGCTCCCGCACCCTCCGCGCCCGGCCTGCCGAGCGGCCACTCGGAGCCGACGACCGATCTGATCTGCGGTGTCCTGCACCACGCCGACCAGCCGCTGTCGGCCCACGAGGTGGCCGAGAGAACCGGCCTGAGCCGCTCCACGGCCCAGCGCTACCTCCGCCACCTGGAACAGGCCGGCCGGCTACGGCTCTCCCTGAAGTACGGCGACACCGGCCGGCCGGAGCACCAGTACGCGTGGGTGGCGCCGTAGAGCAGCCCCGGCCGACAGCTCCGCTTCGCCCGGCTGAACGGTTCTGCCGTGCTACACGGCCCCCGCCCCGGTCAGTGACCGGACCTCCGTCTCGGCGTACTTGGCCTCGTCCGCGACCTCGTCGGAGGTGATCGTGCCGAGCCAGCCGGCGAGGAAGCCGAGCGGGATGGACACGATGCCCGGGTTCTGCAGCGGGAAGTACTGGAAGTCGACGCCCGGGAAGAGCGAGGACGGGCTGCCGGACACCACCGGGGACAGCAGCACCAGCCCGAGCGCCGGGATCAGTCCGCCGTATACGGCCCACACCGCACCGCGGGTGGTGAAGCCGCGCCAGAACAGCGAGTACAGCAGCACCGGAAGGTTCGCCGACGCGGCGACCGCGAAGGCCAGGCCGACGAGGAAGGCGACGTTGAGATCACGGGCCAGCAGACCGAGCGCGATCGCCACGACACCGATGCCGACCGCCGACCACCGCGCCACCGCCACCTCGCTGCTCGCCCTGCCGCCCGCCGTGCCGCGCGACCGCCGCAGCGACGCGTACAGATCGTGCGCCACCGACGCCGACGAGGCGAGGGTGATACCGGCGACCACGGCGAGGATCGTGGCGAAGGCGACGGCGGCGACGATCGCGAACAGGACCGTGCCACCGGTGGAGCCCGCGCCGCCGCCCAGGTCGAGGGCGAGCAGCGGCACCGCCGTGTTCCCAGCCGCGTTCGAACCGCGCACCGCCTCCGGCCCGACCACCGCGGCCGCCCCGAAGCCGAGGACGATCGTCATCAGGTAGAAGCCGCCGATCAGCCCGATGGACCACACCGCGGAACGACGGGCGGCCCGCGCGGTGGGCACGGTGTAGAAGCGGGACAGGATGTGCGGCAGTCCCGCCGTGCCCAGCACCAGGGCGAGCCCCAGGCTGATGAAGTCGAGGCGAGCGGTCCAGGTCCCGCCGTACTTCAGGCCCGGCGCCAGATACGCCCGTCCGTGACCGCTGCGGTCCGCGGCCGCGATCAGCAACTGGTCGATGTCTCCGTGGAAGCGCAGCAGGACGAGCGCGGTCAGCACGACCGTCCCGGTGAGCAGCAGCACCGCCTTCACGATCTGGATCCAGGTGGTGGCCCGCATCCCTCCCAACGACACATAGATCACCATGAGCGCGCCGACCCCGATGACCGCCCAGGCCTGGTCCGCCCCGCTCGTCCGCCCCAGCAGCAGCGCCACCAGGCTGCCCGCGCCGACCATTTGCGCCACCAGATACAGAACGGACACCGTGACCGAGGAAGTTCCCGCGGCGATCCGCACCGGCCGCTCGCTCATCCGCGCGGCCACCACATCGGCCAGCGTGAACCGCCCGCAGTTGCGTACCAGTTCGGCCGCCAGGAACAGCACGACCAGCCAGGCCACGAGGAAGCCCACGACGTACAGCATCCCGTCGTACCCGTACAGCGCGATGAGCCCGGTGACCCCGAGGAAGGAGGCGGCCGATACGTAGTCACCCGCGATGGCAAAACCATTCTCCATGGGCGAGAACAGTCGCCCTCCGGCGTAGAACTCCTCCGCCGAACCATGCCGGCGCCGGCTCACCCATGTCGTGATCCCGAGGGTGACGGCCACAAAGCCGCTGAACAGCACCAGCGCCAGCATCTGATGCTGCCCGGTCACGAGGCGTCTCCCCGCACTCCGCGGGCCAGTTCCTGGGTGTCCCAGCGCAGCTCCAGCGCCGCCCGGTCCCGGCGCAGCCGTGCGTGCCGGGCGTAGGCCCAGGTGAGCGCGAACGTGGTGAGGAACTGTCCTAGTCCGGCCAGCATGCCCACGTTCACCGCCCCCGTCACGGACCGGGCCATGAGTCCGGGCGCGGTCGTGGCGGTGACGAGATAGCCCATGTACCAGGCGAGGAAGGCGGCGACTCCCGGCACGGCGAACCGCCGGTACGTGGCCCGCACTTCCTGGAAGGCCGGGCTGCGCTGCACCTCCACGTACACATCGCGGGTGTGAACCGCCACTCCGCCACCGCCCCGCTCCCCGCGAGCGGGCGGCACCACCGGCGCCGGCGCTCCGGTGCCGTCCGCTTCGCCCCGGCCGGAGGCCAGCGCGTCGTACCAGGGGTCCTCGTACGTCACATCGCGGGACGCTGCGCCGTGGCCTTGCTGGTTCTCGGCCGAACACTCGGAACCGTCCCCGGCTCCACGGTCGCGGCCGTTGCTTGACTGCATGCCCAAGGATGGACAGACCGGGAAGATCCCTGACTCTTCTTCCCTCGGCTCTTCACCCCATCAGGTGATTCACTCCGTGGAGGGCCGCACCAGGCCCTTGCTGTACGCGTAACGCACCGCCTGTGCCCGGTCCTTGAGTCCCGTCTTCGCGAAGAGGTTGTTGATGTGTGTCTTCACGGTTGCGGTCGACACATGCAGCTTGCGGGCGATCTCCTGATTGCTGAGCCCATCGGCGATCAGCCGCAGAACCTCGGTCTCCCGTGCGGTCAGACCGTCAGGCAGCGCCTCGGCGGTCGCCGACGGGCTGGGCTCGGGCTGCGACAGGCGCTCCAGCAACCGGCGTTGGACACTCGGGGACAGCCCCGCGTCCCCCGACAGCACGCTCTTCACGGCCCGCACGATCTCGTCACCGCCCGCGTCCTTGGTGAGATAGCCCCGGGCGCCGGCGCGCAGCGCGGGGAACAGCGACTCGTCGTCCGCGTACGTGGTGAGCACCACGACCTGGGTTCCCGGGTACTGCGCCCGGATCCGCCGGGTGGCCTCCACGCCGTCGCAGCGGGGCATCCGGAGATCCATCAGGACGACGTCCGGGGCCAGTTCTCCCACCAGTTGCACCGCCTCCTCGCCGTCTCCCGCGGCGCCCACGACCTTCACTCCGGGGAGCAGTCCGAGCAGCATCACGATGCCTTCCCGGACCACGGTCTGGTCGTCGGCGACCACCACCCGTGCGGGCTTCTTCTCCCCTTCCGTCTCGGTCATACGGGCACCTTCAGCGTCACCACGAACCCCTCCTCGTCCGGCCCCGCGTCCAGTGAGCCGCCCAGTAGCTCGGCACGCTCGCGCATCCCCAGCAGACCGTACCCGCCGCCGGACCCGGTGAGTTCGCCCGGCCGCCCGCCCGAGTCCCGTACGTCCAGCGTCACTTCGCGCTCGCGGTAGTCGAGTCGCAGGTGCACCTTGGCGCCCTGGGCGTGTTTGCGGGCGTTCGTCAGCGCTTCCTGGGCGACCCTGCGCACGGCCTGGGAGGCCTCGGCCGGCAGGGGTCTGCGCTCACCCGTCACGGTGACCTCGGCTCCGTCGGCCCCGCTGACCAGTTCGCTCAGGAAGTCTTCCAACGGAGTCAACTCGCCGCGCAGCGCCGACAAGGCCTGCCGGGTCTC contains:
- a CDS encoding DUF485 domain-containing protein, translated to MQSSNGRDRGAGDGSECSAENQQGHGAASRDVTYEDPWYDALASGRGEADGTGAPAPVVPPARGERGGGGVAVHTRDVYVEVQRSPAFQEVRATYRRFAVPGVAAFLAWYMGYLVTATTAPGLMARSVTGAVNVGMLAGLGQFLTTFALTWAYARHARLRRDRAALELRWDTQELARGVRGDAS
- a CDS encoding GTP-binding protein gives rise to the protein MGNSSGPQIPVVVLAGFLGSGKTTLLNHLLHRSGGSRIGAIVNDFGAIEIDAMAVAGALGDSTVSLGNGCLCCAVDASELDLYLDRLAAPQTGIDVIVIEASGLAEPQELVRMVLASEHPRVVYGGLVEVVDAAEFDGTRARHPEIDRHLALADLVVVNKLDRAADGDRVLALVRSLADRAAVVPATYGRIDPEFLFDCRPSEERIGQLSFDDLYEHGDDGHDGHDHAGHLHTGYDSLSFAADLPMEPRRLMRFLDSRPEGLYRIKGYVDFGPHDTVNRYAVHAVGRFLRFYPEPWPAGDARLTQLVLIGSGIDAGALGKELEACKNDAPHADEHGMWGVLRYVPGLDEADPEDPPAWDPEDLTA
- a CDS encoding sucrase ferredoxin, with the protein product MSRCATVSRSLDEPVSGTAATATTWLLLEQPGPWGVQALTSSHLAPALGRALEAAAEGTGVRIALIRRPGRHADPGGPALRQVYAAHTVPGRGWLHSATTRDPRRLLGLDFAALGAGDHRSLAAALGGRPHRGDPLALVCTNGKRDRCCALLGRPLATELAASGVRGVWEVTHLGGHRFAPTVLVLPYGYAYGRAEAHTIKEALHGAQEGRVVVEGCRGCSAWERPGQAAELAVRSAADEYRAGVLSVVRTEGAAPRWEVTVGHADGRRWRVTVAQGASLPPRPESCGAAVLGTPARMDVVAVRALRSTALAS
- a CDS encoding ABC transporter ATP-binding protein; this translates as MSAHISPAIELRGASKTFRTPSGGLHTAVRGLELTVGRGEFVAVVGPTGCGKSTTLTLVSGLEEPTEGEVLVAREPVDGVSDKVGFVFQQDATFPWRTVLSNVMAGPRFRGVPKTEARQKAREWPARVGLAAFEDRYPHQLSGGQRKRVALAATFVNDPEILLMDEPFSALDVQTRALMSDELLELWEGTGASVVFVTHDLEESIALADKVVVMTAGPATVKQVFAIDLPRPRKVESVRLEPRSEKARSRVCR
- a CDS encoding citrate synthase, with protein sequence MAINRTATPLIDAPRGLAGVVVTQTEIGDVRGREGFYHYRQYSAVELAQTRGFEDVWHLLVHGTLPDAERRAAFLAETTALRRLPEEVRAALPAIAAASRVSGPLSGLRTALSLLGSARRLRPVYDIDADRRRADSVAVCAAVPTLLTALYRLGQGLDPVEPREDLPYAANYLYMLQGEEPDPRRARAVEQYLISTIDHGFNASTFTARVIASTGADVAACLTGAVGALSGPLHGGAPSRALDTLDAIGTPDRIDPWIRERVLAGDRIMGFGHAVYRTEDPRSRMLREIALGFGGPRVDLAVEVERRVEAILAELKPGRELHINVEFYAGVVMELCGLPREMFTPTFAAARVVGWSANILEQSADSKIIRPVARYVGPQPPVPVPAAR
- a CDS encoding response regulator → MTETEGEKKPARVVVADDQTVVREGIVMLLGLLPGVKVVGAAGDGEEAVQLVGELAPDVVLMDLRMPRCDGVEATRRIRAQYPGTQVVVLTTYADDESLFPALRAGARGYLTKDAGGDEIVRAVKSVLSGDAGLSPSVQRRLLERLSQPEPSPSATAEALPDGLTARETEVLRLIADGLSNQEIARKLHVSTATVKTHINNLFAKTGLKDRAQAVRYAYSKGLVRPSTE
- a CDS encoding cation acetate symporter, whose protein sequence is MTGQHQMLALVLFSGFVAVTLGITTWVSRRRHGSAEEFYAGGRLFSPMENGFAIAGDYVSAASFLGVTGLIALYGYDGMLYVVGFLVAWLVVLFLAAELVRNCGRFTLADVVAARMSERPVRIAAGTSSVTVSVLYLVAQMVGAGSLVALLLGRTSGADQAWAVIGVGALMVIYVSLGGMRATTWIQIVKAVLLLTGTVVLTALVLLRFHGDIDQLLIAAADRSGHGRAYLAPGLKYGGTWTARLDFISLGLALVLGTAGLPHILSRFYTVPTARAARRSAVWSIGLIGGFYLMTIVLGFGAAAVVGPEAVRGSNAAGNTAVPLLALDLGGGAGSTGGTVLFAIVAAVAFATILAVVAGITLASSASVAHDLYASLRRSRGTAGGRASSEVAVARWSAVGIGVVAIALGLLARDLNVAFLVGLAFAVAASANLPVLLYSLFWRGFTTRGAVWAVYGGLIPALGLVLLSPVVSGSPSSLFPGVDFQYFPLQNPGIVSIPLGFLAGWLGTITSDEVADEAKYAETEVRSLTGAGAV
- a CDS encoding citrate/2-methylcitrate synthase, with the translated sequence MRDHEPAPGRPGRRLTTKETAELLGVKPETVYAYVSRGLLSSRREPGGRASTFEAKEVEALARRHRREAAASPGSGGDLSVRTRITLIEQDRYYFRGVDAVELALRHSYEEVAEWLWTARPAPGITFSAPGPTVEVARRAVNALSEHASPTDRLRVAAIAAAAEDPLRFDLSEDAVLNTARILIPTLVAALPPVRHAHKDDGPLAHRLWGRLTGRPADEASLRVLDTALALLADHDLAASTLAVRVAASARAHAYAAVSAGLGVLEGPLHGAASGLAHRMLLDVLDQGTAVPVIADELRTGRRIPGLGHPLYTEDPRASALFGLLEQVPRAESALLAARDIVATTARHTPLHANVDLALAVFTASSGMPATAGETIFAVARTAGWIAHALEEYGERPLRMRPIGHYVGARPPQSLPG
- a CDS encoding response regulator, which gives rise to MIDVLVVDDDFRVAEINAKYVGKVPGFRVTARAHSAAQALAAVERGTVDLVLLDHYLPDQTGLDLVHRMREQGHGTDVIMITAAGHVSTVQQAMRLGALHSLVKPFTFAALRSRLDSYAALRRTVDRVGGRGVTGQEKVDRIFGALRTAPAPSAPGLPSGHSEPTTDLICGVLHHADQPLSAHEVAERTGLSRSTAQRYLRHLEQAGRLRLSLKYGDTGRPEHQYAWVAP